One part of the Saprospiraceae bacterium genome encodes these proteins:
- a CDS encoding redoxin domain-containing protein, protein MQLLNRTIIFGIFLLHTCLFGQSYKIKVNIQGYTNDTLLLGYHFGDKQYIRDTAFRNNNSFVFTKDTLLDPGMYLIVTMPSHDFFQILIEKDKQNFSIETSNDNLSGALKFKGSKLNEDFIKYIDFITERRTKADSLTKISKNLADSSQSKSIEEVLLKLDKEVKNKQQEIILTQPLSLLSLIIKWSLEVEIPDFSKEPADKKDLIIFNYYKDHYFDFSDFKDDRAVRLPLFSQKVDRYIQRLTMQHPDSINVALDYILSKCIVGSENYKYLLSSYLNQYANSKFVGMDGVYVHLVEQYYANNKASWMDPENLAKMVSDAKSLKPLLIDKIAPDILVYKKDSSQIRLHELKSPYLVLMFWAPDCGHCKKSMPLIVDFYNKFKTRGVEILAVCTKTGVDEKTCWESMESMHMNGWINASDPSHASRFKLIYDLKTTPQIYILDKNKKILTKKIGAEQLSEIMDKLLNIKENE, encoded by the coding sequence ATGCAGCTTTTGAATCGAACTATAATTTTTGGAATATTCCTCCTTCATACTTGTTTGTTTGGTCAGTCCTATAAAATCAAAGTAAATATTCAGGGCTACACAAATGATACTTTGCTATTAGGATATCATTTTGGAGATAAACAATATATAAGGGACACAGCATTCAGGAATAACAATAGCTTTGTTTTTACGAAAGATACCTTGTTAGATCCAGGAATGTATCTTATTGTAACCATGCCATCCCATGATTTTTTCCAAATTTTAATTGAAAAAGATAAGCAAAACTTTAGTATTGAAACTTCCAACGATAATCTTTCGGGAGCCTTAAAATTTAAAGGATCTAAGCTAAATGAGGATTTTATAAAATATATTGATTTCATAACTGAAAGAAGAACAAAGGCCGATTCTTTAACTAAAATAAGTAAGAATCTTGCTGATAGTTCTCAATCCAAATCTATAGAAGAAGTTTTATTAAAATTAGATAAAGAAGTAAAAAATAAGCAACAAGAGATTATCCTAACACAACCCTTGAGTTTATTAAGTTTAATTATAAAATGGAGTCTAGAGGTGGAAATACCGGACTTTAGTAAAGAACCAGCCGACAAGAAGGATCTAATTATTTTTAATTATTATAAAGATCATTACTTTGATTTTTCAGACTTTAAAGATGATAGAGCTGTGAGATTACCTTTATTTTCTCAAAAGGTTGATCGCTATATACAACGATTAACAATGCAACATCCAGACTCTATAAATGTAGCCTTGGATTATATTTTATCTAAATGTATTGTTGGTTCTGAAAATTATAAATACCTGTTATCCAGTTATTTAAACCAATATGCGAATTCAAAATTTGTTGGAATGGATGGAGTTTATGTTCATTTAGTGGAGCAGTATTATGCAAATAACAAGGCAAGTTGGATGGATCCGGAGAATCTGGCGAAAATGGTCAGTGATGCTAAATCTTTAAAACCCTTATTAATTGATAAAATTGCCCCGGATATTCTTGTATATAAAAAAGATTCTTCTCAAATACGGTTACATGAACTAAAATCTCCTTATCTTGTACTAATGTTTTGGGCACCAGATTGTGGACATTGCAAAAAATCAATGCCTTTAATAGTAGACTTTTACAATAAATTTAAGACTCGAGGAGTTGAAATTCTCGCTGTCTGCACGAAGACAGGAGTAGATGAGAAAACCTGTTGGGAATCCATGGAAAGTATGCATATGAATGGCTGGATAAATGCTTCAGATCCAAGTCACGCATCCAGATTTAAGCTTATTTATGATTTGAAAACGACCCCACAAATTTATATTTTAGATAAAAACAAAAAAATATTAACAAAAAAAATAGGTGCTGAACAGTTATCAGAAATTATGGATAAACTGTTGAATATCAAAGAAAACGAATAA
- a CDS encoding SPOR domain-containing protein produces MKISILFGLPFLICWFYCSNIHSKEFIQTQGLHFLMADGVHKSTIKNQDTIIPNPSKFICYLISGSFLIPKNADTQVNKLLKLGFTKAYKYNFPNTEFYAVVVDTFTNQERIEKTILELSSNKLEFFTKCL; encoded by the coding sequence GTGAAAATTTCAATACTCTTCGGACTTCCTTTTCTTATTTGTTGGTTTTATTGTTCCAACATTCATTCTAAAGAATTTATACAAACCCAAGGTTTGCATTTTCTAATGGCTGATGGTGTCCACAAATCAACGATTAAGAATCAGGATACCATAATACCTAATCCATCAAAGTTCATTTGCTACTTAATTTCTGGCAGTTTTCTGATTCCAAAAAATGCAGATACGCAAGTGAACAAATTATTGAAATTGGGCTTTACGAAAGCTTATAAGTATAATTTTCCAAATACAGAATTTTATGCTGTGGTGGTTGATACCTTCACGAATCAAGAACGTATTGAAAAAACCATTTTAGAACTCTCAAGCAATAAATTAGAATTCTTTACAAAGTGTTTATAA
- a CDS encoding LptF/LptG family permease: MLKIKKLDLMLIKGFIPPFVLSFLMALFVLVMQVFWLYIDDILGKGAGILVILEFLFYLSFSLTPMALPIGVLLAGVFLFGNLGEQYELSSMKSAGISLFRIMRPLILMSFFVALFSWICSDYIIPRTNLKYLSRLHDLKRQKPTLGLDEAIFNEDFYGYTIRIGNKSSNGKDIQDILIYDHSRSESSGEKTIISATNGRMYVTPHQMYLIMELNDGTVYQDPGNSKSATSNLPFIRTSFVELTKVFDLSEFQLDRTDEDLFKNDKRMKNSQQLRLEIDSINRSLHKTPRGIFNNLSINRVQKKELDTFKKSITFSHYYSTTNLRLMDSLSCQWDMRDSFLYQSLQKKVLGTIEINQSQKLSDEKDKRQIKVQKAKFEYELFIKYSFAAVCLLFIFVGAPLGAIVRKGGYGYPLIICILVFAVYILLNTFCKRLTEGLKIPTVWAAWLPCILLSIPGIFLSWSAMRDRNVFDDFKLFLKNVLSHFKSRKK, encoded by the coding sequence ATGCTGAAAATCAAAAAACTTGATTTAATGCTTATAAAAGGTTTTATCCCGCCTTTTGTATTATCTTTTCTAATGGCCTTATTCGTGCTTGTAATGCAAGTATTTTGGTTATATATTGATGATATTTTAGGGAAAGGGGCAGGTATATTGGTGATTCTTGAATTTTTATTTTATTTAAGTTTCTCCTTAACTCCAATGGCGCTTCCTATCGGTGTATTATTGGCCGGTGTATTTTTATTTGGCAACTTGGGTGAGCAGTATGAGCTTTCCAGCATGAAGTCAGCTGGAATTTCGCTCTTTCGAATCATGCGACCACTCATACTTATGTCTTTTTTTGTAGCTCTGTTTTCCTGGATTTGTTCAGATTACATAATACCTCGTACGAATTTAAAATACTTGAGTCGATTACATGATCTCAAAAGGCAAAAACCAACACTCGGTTTAGATGAAGCAATTTTCAATGAAGATTTTTATGGTTATACCATTCGGATTGGCAATAAAAGTTCAAACGGAAAAGACATTCAGGATATATTAATTTATGATCATAGTCGTTCAGAGAGTTCTGGAGAAAAAACAATCATCTCAGCAACGAATGGGAGAATGTATGTCACGCCTCATCAAATGTACTTAATCATGGAATTAAATGATGGCACCGTTTATCAGGATCCAGGAAATTCAAAATCTGCAACATCGAATTTGCCATTTATTAGAACCTCCTTTGTTGAACTCACAAAAGTTTTTGATCTTAGTGAATTTCAGTTGGATCGAACGGATGAAGACTTGTTTAAAAACGACAAGCGTATGAAAAACAGTCAACAATTGCGATTGGAAATTGACAGTATTAATCGGTCCTTACATAAAACACCCCGAGGAATTTTCAATAACCTAAGTATTAACAGAGTACAAAAAAAAGAATTGGATACTTTTAAAAAGTCAATCACATTTAGTCATTATTACTCTACAACAAACCTCCGACTCATGGATAGTCTTAGCTGCCAATGGGATATGCGGGATTCCTTCCTATATCAAAGCTTGCAGAAAAAAGTACTAGGAACTATAGAAATTAATCAAAGTCAGAAACTCTCAGATGAAAAAGATAAACGGCAAATTAAAGTTCAAAAAGCCAAATTTGAATATGAACTTTTTATCAAATATTCATTTGCAGCGGTTTGCCTCTTATTTATTTTCGTTGGTGCACCGCTCGGCGCCATTGTGCGAAAAGGTGGATATGGCTATCCTCTTATTATTTGCATTTTAGTTTTTGCAGTCTATATTTTACTTAACACATTTTGTAAACGGCTTACCGAAGGACTCAAAATACCAACTGTTTGGGCTGCTTGGTTGCCGTGTATCTTATTATCAATTCCTGGTATTTTTTTAAGTTGGTCTGCAATGCGGGATCGAAATGTATTTGATGATTTTAAATTATTTTTAAAAAACGTACTTTCTCATTTTAAATCCCGAAAAAAATAA
- a CDS encoding glycosyltransferase: MGKYILHLPKWYPNAEDDLEGIFVKRHIEASHTKFAIVIFAKVCKQINSNKIYYIQESKLKNGIEYLAYYRKEISGILILDRLIKFLLYFFLLSKLIKATIKKYGLPELIHVHVLLRSSIIAFVFSSIYRVPFLITEHSTYYTSGFTKSKYNFKNKIRKFIVRNARAVITVSKDLEIGMHAFGLYNKNYFLLYNSVDIHIFTNKIHLIRKGFSFLHVSEFKNDHKNLLGLLEVVRLLSLKYKNFKLNLIGYGKDLDLVLGFIQMHQLTEIVKYHGKLQNLELANWYQSSDALVLFSNKENMPCVIAEALCCGTPVISTGVGGIAEVININNGILIEKGNSIALYASLESLLNGTKNFDPETISRDAQILFSTGAIGNRLDHIYSICLNTLKVG, encoded by the coding sequence ATGGGAAAATATATTTTGCATTTGCCAAAATGGTATCCCAATGCGGAGGATGACCTAGAAGGTATTTTTGTAAAGCGCCATATTGAAGCAAGTCACACAAAATTTGCAATTGTCATTTTTGCGAAAGTATGCAAACAAATAAATTCAAATAAAATTTATTACATCCAGGAATCCAAATTAAAAAATGGAATTGAATATTTAGCCTATTATCGTAAAGAAATTTCAGGTATTTTAATTCTTGACAGGCTTATAAAATTTTTACTGTATTTTTTTCTGCTTTCTAAACTCATTAAAGCAACTATAAAAAAGTATGGATTGCCAGAATTAATTCATGTGCATGTTTTACTTCGATCTTCAATTATTGCATTTGTTTTCAGTAGCATTTATCGTGTTCCATTTTTAATCACCGAGCACTCTACATATTATACTTCGGGGTTTACTAAATCTAAATATAATTTTAAAAATAAGATTCGAAAATTTATTGTGAGAAACGCCCGGGCAGTAATTACTGTTTCGAAAGATTTGGAAATTGGAATGCATGCCTTTGGGCTATATAACAAGAACTACTTTTTACTTTATAATTCTGTTGATATCCATATTTTTACAAATAAAATTCATTTAATAAGAAAAGGTTTTTCTTTTTTACACGTTTCAGAGTTTAAAAATGACCACAAAAATTTATTGGGTCTATTAGAAGTTGTAAGATTATTATCGTTGAAATATAAAAATTTTAAACTTAATTTAATTGGATATGGGAAGGATTTAGATTTAGTTTTAGGGTTTATTCAAATGCATCAATTGACTGAAATTGTTAAATATCATGGTAAATTGCAAAATTTGGAATTAGCCAATTGGTATCAAAGTTCGGATGCATTAGTGCTTTTTAGCAATAAAGAAAATATGCCTTGTGTTATTGCCGAAGCTTTGTGTTGCGGCACACCTGTCATTAGTACCGGGGTAGGAGGGATCGCAGAAGTTATAAACATTAATAATGGAATTCTAATTGAGAAGGGAAACAGTATCGCATTATATGCCTCCTTAGAAAGCCTTCTGAACGGCACTAAGAATTTTGACCCTGAAACCATATCACGCGATGCTCAAATTTTATTTTCAACAGGCGCAATAGGAAATCGCCTAGATCACATTTATTCCATTTGCTTAAACACCTTGAAAGTAGGTTAA
- a CDS encoding aspartate carbamoyltransferase catalytic subunit, producing MADPKLSTRHLIGIRDLKLTDIELILETGKQFKEVLQRPIKKVPSLRDITIANLFFENSTRTRMSFELAEKRLSADVINFSSSGSSVTKGETLLDTVQNILAMKVDIIVLRHSSVGAAKFLTEKVPATIINAGDGTHEHPTQALLDAFSILEVMGKLKNVKVALIGDILHSRVALSNILCLLKLGAKVKVCGPPTLIPKYIEELGVEVDYNINSVLEWCDVANVLRIQTERMDLQYFPSAREYSQFFGVAKALLDKLEKKIVLMHPGPINRGVELNTDAADSEYSIILDQVENGVAIRMAVLYLLANNRA from the coding sequence ATGGCTGATCCTAAATTAAGCACCAGGCATTTGATTGGAATACGCGATCTTAAGCTAACTGATATTGAATTAATTCTGGAAACAGGGAAGCAATTTAAAGAGGTATTGCAACGCCCTATAAAGAAAGTACCGTCTTTAAGAGACATCACAATTGCAAATCTATTTTTTGAAAATTCTACTCGAACCAGAATGTCTTTTGAATTGGCAGAAAAAAGATTATCAGCAGATGTCATAAATTTTTCTTCCAGTGGATCTTCTGTAACAAAAGGAGAAACTTTGTTGGATACTGTCCAGAATATTCTGGCAATGAAAGTAGATATTATTGTACTTAGACATTCTTCTGTAGGTGCAGCTAAATTTTTAACAGAGAAAGTACCAGCTACCATCATAAATGCTGGTGACGGCACTCATGAGCATCCTACGCAAGCATTGTTGGATGCCTTTTCTATTTTGGAAGTCATGGGCAAGCTTAAAAATGTAAAAGTTGCATTAATAGGTGATATTTTGCATAGTCGAGTGGCATTATCAAATATACTTTGCCTCCTTAAACTTGGTGCCAAAGTTAAAGTTTGTGGTCCACCCACATTAATACCTAAATATATTGAGGAACTGGGTGTAGAAGTAGATTACAATATAAATTCTGTTTTAGAGTGGTGTGATGTTGCAAATGTTTTAAGAATTCAAACGGAACGGATGGATCTTCAATATTTTCCATCTGCAAGAGAATATAGTCAGTTTTTTGGGGTAGCTAAAGCACTACTGGATAAACTAGAGAAGAAAATTGTTCTAATGCACCCTGGACCTATCAATAGAGGAGTCGAATTAAATACAGATGCAGCGGATTCTGAATATTCAATCATCTTAGATCAAGTAGAAAATGGCGTTGCAATCCGGATGGCTGTGCTCTATTTATTGGCAAATAATCGTGCATAA
- the pyrR gene encoding bifunctional pyr operon transcriptional regulator/uracil phosphoribosyltransferase PyrR codes for MKKKPKIILTSKEMNIAIDRLCYQLIEHYNDFSNTCILGIQYKGALLAERIFNRLHDLSKNIHLEFGKLDITFSRDDFKSSFKNHQSYPTEINFLIESKNVILVDDVLYTGRTIQAALQEIQSFGRPSKTELLVLVDRRFNRQVPIQADYCGIRVDALDNSYVKVDWIEEQGSDRVLFYEEERI; via the coding sequence ATGAAAAAGAAGCCTAAAATTATTTTAACAAGTAAAGAAATGAACATTGCAATTGATCGTTTGTGTTATCAATTGATTGAGCATTATAATGATTTTAGCAATACTTGCATTCTTGGCATACAATATAAAGGTGCATTGCTTGCTGAAAGAATTTTTAACAGACTCCATGACTTATCAAAAAATATACATCTGGAATTTGGTAAACTTGATATTACTTTTTCAAGGGATGATTTTAAATCTAGTTTCAAAAATCACCAATCATATCCAACTGAAATTAATTTTTTAATTGAATCTAAGAATGTCATTCTGGTGGATGATGTGCTATATACTGGACGAACAATACAAGCTGCGTTGCAGGAAATTCAAAGTTTTGGCCGTCCTTCAAAAACAGAGTTATTAGTTTTAGTAGACAGACGTTTTAATAGACAAGTACCTATCCAGGCAGATTATTGTGGTATCCGAGTAGATGCTTTAGATAATTCTTATGTAAAAGTTGATTGGATTGAAGAGCAGGGTAGTGATCGGGTTTTATTTTATGAAGAAGAGCGAATTTAA
- a CDS encoding glutamine--tRNA ligase/YqeY domain fusion protein, with product MTEDIHKKLNFLEELVEEDIRNGKHGGRVHTRFPPEPNGYLHIGHSKSICVNFGLAAKYKGKTNLRFDDTNPVTEDTEYVDSIKNDIKWLGFNWDDREFYASDYFDQLFQFAVQLIKKGKAYVDDSTSEEIAAMKKNPMEPGILSPFRNRTIEENLDLFFKMKDAKFMEGEKVLRAKIDMNAPNMHLRDPILYRILYKPHHRTGNTWCIYPMYDFAHGQCDSIEGITHSICTLEFENHRPLYNWFIEELGIFPSQQTEFARLNLSYTVMSKRKLLQLVKDSYVNGWDDPRMPTLSALRRRGYTAESIRHFASLVGVARRDNVIELELLEFAIREDLNKKANRVMAVLNPLKLVITNYPDQIEQLEIENNPEDIASGSRKVPFGKNIFIEHDDFIEQPEEKFFRLSLHGKVRLKGAYIIECNDLIKNEKGDILELHCSYFPTSKSGQDQSGIKVKSTIHWVEQTQSINAELRLYDKLFTVPDPDNQETDFKNYINPDSLVVNYNARVEPYLKTAKIGSYFQFIRNAYFTPDLDSTSEKLIFNRTVSLKDSFAKTQDKSKKAK from the coding sequence ATGACTGAAGATATACATAAAAAATTGAATTTTTTAGAGGAGTTGGTCGAAGAAGATATTCGCAATGGCAAACATGGTGGCCGAGTCCATACTCGTTTTCCTCCGGAGCCAAATGGTTATCTTCATATTGGTCATTCTAAATCGATTTGTGTAAATTTTGGTTTGGCTGCAAAATATAAGGGTAAAACAAATTTAAGGTTTGACGATACGAATCCTGTTACTGAGGATACTGAATATGTAGATTCCATAAAAAATGATATTAAATGGTTAGGCTTCAATTGGGATGATCGCGAATTTTATGCATCTGATTACTTTGATCAGCTTTTTCAATTTGCAGTTCAGCTTATCAAAAAAGGTAAAGCTTATGTCGACGATTCTACTTCAGAAGAAATTGCGGCTATGAAAAAGAATCCTATGGAACCAGGTATTTTAAGTCCATTTAGAAATCGAACGATAGAAGAAAACCTGGATTTGTTTTTTAAAATGAAGGATGCCAAGTTTATGGAAGGGGAGAAGGTACTTCGAGCAAAAATTGATATGAATGCACCAAATATGCATTTACGTGACCCTATTTTATATAGAATTTTATACAAGCCGCATCATAGAACAGGGAATACATGGTGTATTTATCCAATGTATGATTTTGCCCATGGGCAATGTGATTCAATAGAGGGGATCACCCATTCTATTTGCACATTGGAGTTTGAAAATCATCGGCCTTTATATAATTGGTTTATTGAAGAATTAGGAATTTTCCCATCACAACAAACAGAGTTTGCAAGACTAAATCTTAGCTATACTGTGATGAGCAAACGTAAATTACTTCAATTAGTAAAAGATTCATATGTAAATGGATGGGACGATCCTAGGATGCCAACTTTAAGTGCTTTGAGAAGACGAGGATATACAGCCGAGTCTATCCGTCACTTTGCATCTTTAGTTGGCGTAGCCCGTCGAGATAATGTAATAGAACTTGAATTATTGGAGTTTGCGATTCGGGAAGATTTAAATAAGAAAGCAAATCGGGTCATGGCTGTATTAAATCCATTAAAACTAGTTATTACAAATTATCCGGACCAAATTGAACAATTGGAAATAGAAAATAATCCTGAAGATATAGCATCAGGATCCCGAAAAGTGCCCTTTGGAAAGAATATTTTTATCGAGCACGATGATTTTATTGAACAGCCAGAGGAAAAATTTTTCAGATTAAGCCTGCATGGGAAAGTTCGGTTAAAAGGTGCATATATTATTGAATGTAATGACCTTATTAAAAATGAAAAGGGTGATATTTTGGAATTACACTGTAGTTATTTTCCAACATCAAAAAGTGGCCAAGATCAGTCTGGAATTAAAGTTAAATCTACCATTCATTGGGTGGAACAAACGCAATCCATAAACGCTGAATTAAGATTATATGATAAACTTTTTACGGTTCCGGATCCTGATAATCAAGAAACCGATTTTAAAAACTATATCAACCCAGATTCGTTGGTTGTTAATTATAATGCACGTGTGGAGCCGTATCTAAAAACTGCTAAAATAGGCAGCTACTTTCAATTTATAAGAAATGCATATTTTACACCTGACCTGGATTCAACATCTGAAAAATTAATTTTTAACAGAACGGTAAGTTTAAAAGACTCCTTTGCAAAAACTCAGGATAAATCAAAAAAGGCAAAATGA
- a CDS encoding arginine--tRNA ligase, translated as MSNLSVLFKETFQNVLNISGDLNDYPVNFCTSEFDDDYTFILFPWLKKLNTKPEILGAQLGDYLISKNYIKSFSVVKGFFNFSLPDSYWISNNANLFNSDFNFSLEIHSKQQKYLIEYCSPNTNKPLHLGHIRNILLGWSLSKILKALGHQVETTQVVNDRGIAICKSMLAWKKFSNGITPEIANIKPDHFVGDYYVLFEIKFKEEYLQWQQSEIANEVYSKLKKPDESKSEFFVRFKNEYFNQYSLLGKEARTILISWEANDPEVIQLWKKLNNWVYQGFEETFRLLNISFDHYYYESQTYLLGKDIVHDGLMNNILYKESDNSVWIDLENVGLDKKIILRSDGTSVYITQDLGTARMRFQNHRADKTIYIVADEQDYHFKVLFETLKKLKEPYADGLYHCSYGMVDLPTGKMKSREGTVVDADDLIHEVISEARHTAEERGEITALPLEEQEVIFSKIGFAALKYFILKVAPKKRMIFDPKESVDMQGHTGPYIVNAYVRIKSILRKANCKNSNVIPDYVDRSEKNLLRQLLDYPKILQESARTYDPSHLANYLYFVAKDYHKYYHDFRILKAESDNLIEWRLMLSENILKVLEHGMDCLGIQMPDRM; from the coding sequence ATGAGTAATCTTTCAGTTCTATTTAAAGAAACTTTTCAAAATGTTCTTAATATTTCAGGTGATCTGAATGATTACCCTGTAAATTTTTGTACTTCTGAATTTGATGATGACTACACTTTTATTTTATTCCCTTGGCTTAAAAAATTAAATACTAAACCAGAAATACTTGGAGCTCAACTAGGGGATTATTTAATATCTAAAAATTATATAAAATCTTTTTCCGTAGTTAAGGGATTTTTTAATTTTTCTTTACCAGATTCTTATTGGATTTCAAATAATGCTAATTTATTTAATTCGGATTTTAACTTCTCCCTGGAGATCCATTCAAAGCAGCAAAAATACCTTATAGAATATTGCTCACCAAATACAAATAAACCATTGCATTTAGGGCATATCAGAAATATTTTATTAGGATGGTCGCTTTCAAAAATACTGAAAGCATTAGGTCATCAAGTTGAAACCACCCAGGTCGTAAATGATCGAGGGATCGCAATTTGCAAAAGTATGTTAGCCTGGAAAAAATTTTCAAATGGTATAACACCTGAAATAGCAAATATCAAACCAGATCATTTTGTTGGAGATTATTATGTGCTTTTTGAAATTAAATTTAAGGAAGAATATTTGCAATGGCAACAATCAGAAATTGCTAATGAAGTATATTCTAAGCTTAAAAAACCAGATGAAAGTAAATCAGAATTTTTCGTACGGTTTAAAAATGAATACTTTAATCAATATAGCTTATTAGGTAAAGAAGCTCGAACTATTTTAATTTCATGGGAAGCTAATGATCCAGAGGTTATCCAATTATGGAAAAAATTGAATAATTGGGTGTATCAAGGATTCGAGGAAACATTTCGATTATTAAATATTTCATTTGATCATTATTATTATGAATCACAAACCTATTTATTAGGCAAAGATATTGTTCACGATGGCTTAATGAATAATATACTTTACAAGGAATCTGATAATTCTGTATGGATTGATCTTGAAAATGTTGGATTAGATAAGAAAATAATTCTAAGAAGTGATGGTACCTCCGTTTATATAACCCAAGACTTGGGAACCGCAAGAATGCGTTTTCAAAATCATCGAGCCGATAAAACTATTTACATCGTAGCAGATGAACAAGATTATCATTTTAAAGTTTTATTTGAAACCTTAAAGAAACTTAAAGAGCCATATGCTGATGGCCTGTATCATTGCTCCTATGGAATGGTTGATTTACCCACTGGAAAAATGAAATCAAGAGAAGGAACCGTAGTAGATGCTGATGATTTAATCCATGAAGTGATTTCTGAAGCCAGGCATACAGCTGAAGAGCGAGGAGAGATTACTGCATTACCTTTGGAAGAACAGGAAGTCATTTTTTCAAAAATAGGATTTGCTGCATTAAAATACTTTATTCTAAAGGTAGCTCCAAAAAAGCGAATGATTTTTGATCCAAAGGAATCCGTTGACATGCAAGGTCATACAGGACCTTACATAGTAAATGCATATGTTCGTATAAAATCTATATTGCGAAAGGCGAATTGTAAGAATTCAAACGTTATACCTGATTATGTCGATCGTTCAGAAAAGAATCTTTTAAGACAACTTTTGGACTATCCTAAGATTTTACAAGAATCAGCTAGGACTTATGACCCTTCCCATTTAGCAAACTATTTATATTTTGTAGCAAAAGATTATCACAAGTATTACCATGATTTTCGGATATTAAAAGCGGAGTCTGATAATTTAATAGAATGGAGATTGATGTTAAGTGAAAATATTTTAAAAGTTCTTGAACATGGCATGGATTGCCTAGGCATCCAAATGCCGGATAGAATGTAA
- a CDS encoding methionyl-tRNA formyltransferase, translated as MRIIFMGTPEFAIPSLEALRVKNDIIAVVTAPDKPAGRGHVMHLSEIKQYAVSQGFTVLQPINLKSPKFYKKLKELKADLFVVVAFRMLPESIWSMPKYGTINLHSSLLPKYRGAAPIQRAIMNGDEITGLTVFKLDKQIDTGAILATIEIKVGLDETGGQLHDRMKLMGAKLLAETIENIENGTIVPKIQLEEFVSNAPKIFREDCQIDWNQDIHNVYNLIRALIPYPCAWFINKNITYKIHAATMISEIHNYPAGKFIVQSNQLRVTCLNGYINITEIQAEGKRKMPINTFLNGYKNFE; from the coding sequence ATGAGAATTATATTTATGGGCACTCCTGAGTTTGCAATTCCTTCACTTGAAGCATTGCGTGTTAAAAATGACATTATTGCTGTTGTTACTGCCCCGGATAAGCCAGCAGGAAGAGGTCATGTAATGCATCTATCAGAAATTAAGCAATATGCTGTCTCACAAGGATTTACAGTTTTACAACCTATAAATTTAAAAAGTCCTAAGTTTTATAAAAAACTAAAGGAACTTAAAGCAGACTTATTTGTGGTCGTTGCATTTAGAATGTTACCTGAAAGTATCTGGTCAATGCCTAAATATGGCACTATTAATTTACATAGTAGCTTGTTGCCAAAGTACAGAGGAGCTGCTCCTATTCAAAGAGCCATTATGAATGGTGATGAAATTACAGGACTAACTGTCTTTAAACTTGATAAACAAATTGACACAGGAGCTATACTAGCTACCATTGAAATAAAAGTTGGACTTGACGAAACCGGTGGTCAATTACATGACCGGATGAAATTAATGGGAGCAAAACTATTAGCTGAAACGATTGAAAACATAGAAAATGGGACAATAGTTCCGAAGATTCAACTTGAGGAATTCGTATCGAATGCGCCTAAGATCTTTAGAGAAGATTGCCAAATAGATTGGAATCAGGATATCCATAATGTTTATAACCTTATCCGGGCTTTAATACCTTACCCATGTGCATGGTTTATTAACAAAAATATTACATATAAAATACATGCAGCCACCATGATTTCTGAGATCCATAATTATCCAGCTGGAAAATTCATTGTGCAATCCAATCAATTAAGAGTTACCTGTTTAAATGGATATATAAACATTACTGAAATCCAAGCGGAAGGAAAGCGAAAAATGCCCATAAATACGTTTTTAAATGGGTACAAAAATTTTGAATAA
- a CDS encoding exodeoxyribonuclease VII small subunit: MAQKNLSYLQAYQELQLICDRIKEESIPIEELPNEIKKAKKLVSYCENLLRAIESELDETKEA; encoded by the coding sequence ATGGCACAGAAAAACCTAAGCTATTTGCAGGCATATCAAGAATTACAGCTCATCTGCGATCGAATTAAAGAGGAATCTATACCTATTGAAGAACTTCCAAATGAGATAAAAAAAGCCAAGAAGCTCGTAAGTTATTGTGAAAATCTGTTGCGGGCTATAGAATCAGAATTGGACGAAACAAAGGAAGCCTGA